GGAGCTAACGCTTTTCCGTAAGATAGAACGCCACTTCTTAGCCAAACTGCCCGACGAGGCGGACGCGATCATCACTGATACCAAAAAAGTGGTAAATACCCTTAACTCGCTTTGTATTGAGATGGACCAGCGTTACGATTTGCTGAAAGATGCGCAGGTGCGTAACCTAAAGGAGTACAACACCAAGTTTGTTAACCGTAAAATAAGCGACCCCGAAAAACACCGTTACCTGCCATTTATTGTATTGGTGATTGATGAATTTGCCGACCTGATGATGACCGCCGGTAAAGAAGTGGAGCAGCCTATAGCGCGTATAGCGCAGCTGGCCCGTGCGGTGGGTATACATTTGGTTATTGCTACGCAAAGGCCGTCGGTAAACGTTATTACGGGTACTATTAAGGCCAACTTCCCGGCAAGGCTTGCCTTTAGGGTATTGTCTAAGATAGATTCGCGTACCATATTGGATGCGGGCGGTGCCGACCAGCTGATAGGCCGCGGGGATATGCTGTTATCAACCGGCAGCGACCTGATACGCCTGCAATGTGCCTTTGTAGACACACCCGAGGTAGAAAAAATATCCGACTTTATAGGTAATCAGCGCGGCTATGCTACCGCCATGTTACTGCCCGAGTATGTTGGCGATGGCGAAAGCAGCAGCCCTAAGGATTTTGACCCCGACGACCGCGACCCCATGTTTGAGGAAGCAGCCCGCCTGATTGTGATGCACCAGCAGGGTTCTACCTCGCTTATTCAGCGAAAGATGAAACTTGGTTACAACCGTGCGGGCCGTATCATCGACCAGTTGGAAGCCGCCGGTATTGTTGGCCCGTTTGAAGGTAGCAAGGCCCGCGATGTGCTTTACCCGGATGAATATTCGCTGATGCAATACCTGGATACCCTTAAAGATTAATACGCGTTAAACCTATAATCGTAAAATCGCTCTAAACCATTACAAGGCCTGGTGGTTATTAGGTTGAGTTTACAGATCATGAACATGAAAAAGTTATTTTTATACCTTGTATTGTCGGTTGTTACGGTTAATGCCTTCGCGCAAAAAGATGCCGATGCAAAACTGATACTAAACAAACTAAGCAAGCAATACAAAACCTACGACGCCGTTAAAACCGATTTTACGCTTACCGTTGATAACGCGCAGGCAAATATTAACGAAACGCAAACAGGCACGCTTATTTCGCGTTCAAAAGCCAATAAATATAAGGTAACCATATATGGCGCGGGTAAAAAAGCCGGCGTAGCGCAAGAGATCATCAGCGATGGTAAAACCCAATGGACCTTTTTAAAGGATGCCAACGAGGTGCAAATTGGCGATGCCGATAACAGCGACGAGGGCTTTAACCCTGCTAAAATTTTCACCATATACGAGAGCGGTTATAAATACATTTACACCGGCCTGCAAAAGGTTGCCGGTAAAACCTACCAGGTAATAGACCTTACCCCTACCGACGAAAAGAAAACCTTTTTTAAGGT
This portion of the Inquilinus sp. KBS0705 genome encodes:
- a CDS encoding outer membrane lipoprotein carrier protein LolA — translated: MKKLFLYLVLSVVTVNAFAQKDADAKLILNKLSKQYKTYDAVKTDFTLTVDNAQANINETQTGTLISRSKANKYKVTIYGAGKKAGVAQEIISDGKTQWTFLKDANEVQIGDADNSDEGFNPAKIFTIYESGYKYIYTGLQKVAGKTYQVIDLTPTDEKKTFFKVRLMIDKVKNQLSSALIFDKNGSKYKYTLRTFTPNVKVTDATFAFDKKAYPGVELVDLR